A single Phoenix dactylifera cultivar Barhee BC4 chromosome 1, palm_55x_up_171113_PBpolish2nd_filt_p, whole genome shotgun sequence DNA region contains:
- the LOC103722960 gene encoding GDSL esterase/lipase At2g04570-like, producing MENLLLLLPLMMLWFPPPKTAAIAEVPAIIVFGDSTVDSGNNNRIPTLVRSNFRPYGRDFMGGKPTGRFSNGRLATDFYSEFYGLGPFVPAYLDPLYGIEDFATRVCFASAGSGLDVATSNIQSVIPLWMQVRYYKEYQTRLIRYLGEEKAEHTLREAAYVISIGTNDFIENYFANASERKKQFTIGGYVDFLTGLARDFIKELYALGARKIGFTGLGPIGCVPLERSMNSVTRGSCVEEYNKAARDFNAKLQTTIDELCAALPGIQLKLAPLYDFFLYVVQNRVIYGFENVEFGCCATGTFEVGHTCNQWSPFTCPDARKYAFWDAVHPTEKMSQIIAEHLINTTFAQFK from the exons ATGGAAAACCTCCTACTGCTACTCCCATTGATGATGTTATGGTTCCCACCACCCAAGACTGCCGCCATCGCTGAAGTGCCGGCGATCATAGTGTTCGGTGACTCCACGGTCGACTCGGGGAACAACAACCGGATCCCGACACTTGTCAGGAGCAACTTCAGACCCTATGGGCGCGATTTCATGGGTGGGAAGCCCACCGGGCGGTTCAGCAATGGCCGGCTGGCGACCGACTTCTACTCGGAGTTTTACGGCCTCGGTCCCTTCGTGCCGGCTTATCTTGATCCCCTGTATGGGATAGAGGATTTTGCCACCAGGGTCTGCTTTGCGTCTGCTGGCTCCGGCCTGGACGTTGCTACGTCCAACATTCAA TCTGTGATACCCTTGTGGATGCAAGTCCGGTACTACAAAGAGTATCAAACCAGACTGATAAGGTATCTCGGAGAGGAGAAGGCCGAGCATACGTTGAGGGAGGCCGCGTATGTCATCAGCATCGGAACTAATGATTTTATCGAGAATTACTTTGCCAACGCTTCGGAACGAAAGAAGCAATTCACGATCGGTGGGTATGTGGACTTCCTCACGGGTCTTGCCCGTGACTTCATCAAAGAACTCTACGCCTTGGGGGCCCGAAAGATCGGCTTCACAGGACTGGGTCCGATAGGTTGCGTGCCTTTGGAGCGAAGCATGAACTCTGTGACCCGCGGTTCATGCGTGGAAGAGTACAATAAGGCGGCAAGAGACTTCAATGCAAAGTTGCAAACCACGATTGATGAGTTGTGTGCTGCTCTGCCGGGCATCCAATTGAAATTAGCCCCTCTCTATGACTTCTTTCTTTACGTCGTCCAAAATCGAGTTATCTATG GGTTTGAGAATGTTGAGTTCGGATGCTGTGCCACTGGAACGTTCGAGGTGGGACACACATGCAACCAATGGAGCCCATTCACGTGTCCAGATGCACGCAAATATGCATTCTGGGACGCCGTCCACCCAACTGAGAAGATGAGCCAGATCATTGCCGAGCACCTGATCAACACCACATTCGCACAATTCAAGTGA